Proteins encoded by one window of Candidatus Pelagibacter giovannonii:
- a CDS encoding NAD(P)/FAD-dependent oxidoreductase, whose protein sequence is MEKNLKIGIVGAGIQGISNALFLQKKGFSVTIFDRDEPGSPAASYGNAGHFSPYASVPINRPDVLTDVPAMLLSSTGPLALKWNYVPKMLPWFLQFIRNCTIKRMMHTAKNMHQILDLALPAYDELFDEIELGGLVEKKGILYIWNDQNLKSREFEINVRDKLGVDQQIVNPKEIHDLEPNIKPIYHGGVYYQNGRHARNPKKILLKLYDLFLKKGGKFLKMNIKDINFNDEKPVIKAETQSFLFDKIVIACGSFSKKLTDNLDEKIPLDTERGYHVHFKDCDHLLSRPVIFQNRGFGITPMEQGLRVVGTVEFGGLDNPLSKSRVKNLINNAKYMMGDLPGHEDEWLGFRPTLPDYLPVIGPSKKHKNVFYCFGHHHLGWTLGPISGKIVSGMIAEENTNLDLKPYSSLRFV, encoded by the coding sequence ATGGAAAAAAATTTAAAAATTGGAATTGTGGGTGCTGGTATACAAGGTATTTCCAATGCTTTATTTTTACAAAAAAAAGGTTTTAGTGTAACAATTTTTGATAGAGATGAGCCTGGAAGTCCTGCTGCATCCTATGGTAATGCAGGTCACTTTTCTCCATATGCATCTGTCCCAATAAACAGACCAGATGTTTTAACTGATGTCCCTGCAATGCTTTTAAGCTCTACAGGTCCCCTTGCTCTTAAATGGAACTATGTTCCAAAAATGCTTCCTTGGTTTTTACAATTTATTAGAAACTGTACTATTAAAAGAATGATGCATACTGCTAAAAATATGCATCAAATTTTAGATTTAGCATTACCTGCTTATGATGAATTGTTTGATGAAATAGAACTTGGAGGTTTGGTTGAAAAAAAAGGTATTTTATATATTTGGAATGATCAAAACTTAAAAAGTAGAGAGTTTGAAATCAATGTTAGAGATAAATTAGGTGTTGATCAACAAATAGTAAATCCAAAAGAAATTCATGACTTAGAACCAAATATAAAACCTATCTATCATGGAGGTGTTTATTACCAAAATGGTAGACATGCTAGAAATCCTAAAAAAATTCTTTTAAAACTTTATGATCTATTTTTGAAGAAGGGTGGCAAATTTTTAAAAATGAATATCAAAGACATAAATTTTAACGATGAAAAGCCAGTTATAAAAGCTGAAACACAAAGCTTTCTATTTGATAAAATTGTTATTGCTTGTGGTTCTTTTTCAAAAAAACTAACAGATAATTTAGATGAAAAAATACCTCTTGATACTGAAAGAGGATATCATGTTCATTTTAAAGATTGTGATCATCTTTTAAGTAGACCAGTAATTTTCCAAAACAGAGGATTTGGCATTACACCTATGGAACAAGGACTTAGAGTAGTAGGGACTGTTGAGTTTGGTGGGTTGGATAATCCATTATCAAAATCAAGAGTTAAAAATTTGATTAATAATGCAAAATATATGATGGGTGATTTACCTGGACATGAAGATGAATGGCTTGGTTTTAGACCAACATTACCAGATTACTTACCAGTAATAGGACCTTCAAAAAAACACAAAAATGTTTTTTATTGTTTTGGTCATCATCATTTAGGATGGACATTAGGACCTATTTCAGGAAAAATAGTCTCTGGAATGATTGCTGAAGAAAACACAAACTTAGATTTAAAGCCATATAGCTCTCTTAGGTTTGTCTAA
- the ilvC gene encoding ketol-acid reductoisomerase — protein MKMFYEKDADVDLIKSKKIAIFGYGSQGHAHALNLKDSGAKEVVVALRDGSASKAKAESKGLKVMGLSDAAEWAEVAMILTPDELQAAIYKNHIDQRIKPGTSIAFAHGLNIHYKLIEARKDLDVFMVAPKGPGHLVRSEFERGGGVPCLFAVHQDGTGKARDLALSYASAIGGGKSGIIETTFKDECETDLFGEQSVLCGGLVELIKNGFETLTEAGYEPEMAYFECLHEVKLIVDLIYEGGIANMNYSISNTAEYGEYVSGKKVVDSESKKRMKEVLADIQSGKFTKDWMKECEGGQKNFLKMRKDLADHPIEKVGAELRAMMPWIGKKKLIDSDKS, from the coding sequence ATGAAAATGTTTTATGAAAAAGATGCAGATGTAGATTTAATAAAAAGTAAAAAAATAGCAATTTTTGGGTATGGAAGCCAAGGACATGCACACGCATTAAATTTAAAAGATAGTGGAGCTAAAGAAGTTGTAGTAGCACTTAGAGATGGATCTGCAAGTAAAGCAAAAGCAGAATCAAAAGGTTTAAAAGTAATGGGTTTATCTGATGCTGCAGAGTGGGCAGAAGTTGCAATGATACTTACACCAGATGAATTACAAGCAGCAATTTATAAAAATCATATTGATCAAAGAATTAAACCAGGAACAAGCATAGCATTTGCTCATGGATTAAATATTCATTACAAATTAATTGAAGCAAGAAAAGATTTAGATGTATTCATGGTTGCACCAAAGGGACCTGGACATTTAGTTAGAAGTGAATTCGAAAGAGGTGGTGGAGTACCTTGTTTATTTGCTGTTCATCAAGATGGAACAGGTAAAGCAAGAGATCTTGCATTATCATATGCTTCAGCAATAGGTGGTGGAAAATCTGGTATTATTGAAACAACATTTAAAGATGAATGTGAAACTGATTTATTTGGTGAGCAGTCAGTTCTATGTGGTGGATTAGTTGAACTTATTAAAAATGGTTTTGAAACTCTAACAGAAGCCGGCTATGAACCAGAAATGGCATACTTTGAATGTCTACATGAAGTAAAATTAATAGTAGATTTAATTTATGAAGGTGGAATTGCCAATATGAACTACTCTATTTCTAATACAGCAGAATATGGAGAGTATGTATCTGGTAAAAAAGTTGTTGATAGTGAAAGCAAGAAAAGAATGAAAGAAGTTCTTGCTGATATTCAATCAGGCAAGTTTACAAAAGACTGGATGAAAGAATGCGAAGGTGGTCAAAAGAACTTTTTGAAAATGAGAAAAGATCTTGCAGATCATCCAATTGAAAAGGTTGGTGCAGAACTTAGAGCAATGATGCCTTGGATTGGTAAGAAAAAATTAATAGATAGTGATAAAAGTTAA
- the ilvN gene encoding acetolactate synthase small subunit: MAKSKSAYSTPSKLGKIDTHIIVVWVDNEASVLSRVVGLFSGRGYNIESLAVAEVDQKNNLSRITIVTTGTPQVIEQIVLQLKKLVPVHKVGNFKREDKKVIFKEMALLKVVANSGKINKALNACKKYNPVILDQTNKSAVIQITALRREIDKLIKNLKPFGLVSASRTGAVAMTRGAEIFN, encoded by the coding sequence ATGGCAAAATCTAAATCAGCATACAGTACACCTAGTAAGTTAGGTAAAATTGATACCCATATAATTGTTGTTTGGGTTGATAACGAAGCAAGTGTTTTATCAAGAGTAGTAGGTCTATTTTCTGGAAGAGGTTACAACATAGAGTCTTTAGCCGTAGCAGAAGTAGATCAAAAAAATAATCTTTCTAGAATTACAATTGTAACTACTGGAACCCCTCAAGTAATTGAGCAAATTGTATTACAATTGAAAAAGTTAGTTCCAGTTCATAAAGTTGGAAATTTTAAAAGAGAAGATAAAAAAGTTATATTTAAGGAGATGGCGTTATTAAAAGTTGTTGCGAATAGTGGTAAAATTAATAAAGCTTTAAATGCTTGTAAAAAATACAATCCAGTTATATTAGATCAAACAAATAAATCTGCTGTAATTCAAATAACAGCATTAAGAAGAGAGATAGATAAATTGATAAAAAATTTAAAACCATTTGGTCTTGTTAGTGCCTCAAGAACTGGAGCGGTTGCAATGACAAGAGGTGCAGAAATTTTTAATTAA
- a CDS encoding rod shape-determining protein gives MANWIKNLSSIWSQDMAIDLGTANTLVVLKGQGVVLNEPSVVAIADNMGKKTVLAVGDEAKTMLGRTPGNISAIRPLRDGVIADFIVTEEMIKHFIKKVHAGKTFANPRILICVPTGSTPVERKAIQDSALAAGARRVQLIEEPIAAAIGAGLPISEATGSMVVDIGGGTTEIAVMSLGGLVYSKSLRVAGDAMDSALVNYMRKEYNLMIGDSTAEKIKKEIGTAIPSNSNTYAVKGRDLRSGTPKEVNITEEDSAEALNDILKEMVNGIKDALENTPPELSADLVDMGLTLTGGGALLKNIDKRFSKETGLPVFIADDPLACVAIGTGKALDQEETFSTMLSEY, from the coding sequence ATGGCTAATTGGATTAAAAATTTAAGCAGTATTTGGAGTCAAGATATGGCGATTGATCTTGGAACCGCTAACACACTTGTTGTTTTAAAAGGACAAGGAGTGGTTTTAAACGAACCATCTGTAGTTGCTATAGCTGATAATATGGGTAAAAAAACTGTGTTAGCAGTTGGAGATGAAGCAAAAACTATGCTTGGAAGAACACCTGGAAACATTAGTGCAATTAGGCCTTTGAGAGATGGAGTTATTGCAGACTTTATAGTTACTGAAGAAATGATTAAACATTTTATAAAAAAAGTTCATGCAGGCAAAACTTTTGCAAATCCTAGAATCTTAATTTGTGTTCCAACAGGATCAACACCAGTTGAAAGAAAAGCTATTCAAGACAGTGCATTAGCAGCTGGTGCTAGAAGAGTGCAATTAATTGAAGAACCTATCGCAGCAGCAATTGGTGCAGGTCTTCCGATCTCAGAAGCAACAGGATCAATGGTTGTTGATATTGGTGGAGGCACAACAGAGATAGCTGTTATGTCACTTGGAGGTCTTGTTTATTCTAAATCATTAAGAGTTGCTGGAGATGCAATGGATTCAGCTTTAGTTAATTATATGAGAAAAGAATATAACTTAATGATTGGAGATAGTACTGCTGAAAAAATAAAAAAAGAAATTGGTACAGCTATACCATCAAACAGCAATACTTATGCTGTTAAAGGGAGAGATTTAAGATCAGGAACACCTAAAGAAGTAAATATTACTGAAGAAGATTCAGCGGAGGCATTAAATGATATTTTAAAAGAAATGGTGAATGGGATAAAAGATGCTCTTGAAAACACTCCTCCAGAATTATCAGCTGACTTAGTAGATATGGGTCTAACGTTAACAGGTGGTGGAGCTTTATTAAAAAATATTGATAAAAGATTTTCTAAAGAAACTGGATTACCAGTTTTTATAGCAGATGATCCATTAGCATGCGTTGCAATTGGGACTGGAAAAGCTCTAGATCAAGAAGAAACATTCTCTACTATGCTATCTGAATATTAG
- the mreD gene encoding rod shape-determining protein MreD codes for MAKIQKHNITQNILKYIPIALLFISVLNEFDFNNLGLIYFSFNFSYILIFYYGLKKSESLGYIYIFIAGLFNDVVGGTPIGISSLMYLILCGAAAYLRNITLRPSLIKDSIFFLITILIINSLLFIYLNFIFNYELNYFDQIINIAFTYLLYFLFANLFDFFEKNILGNRHAG; via the coding sequence ATGGCTAAAATCCAAAAACATAATATTACTCAGAATATACTAAAATATATTCCAATAGCTTTACTTTTTATTTCTGTATTAAATGAGTTTGATTTTAATAATTTAGGATTAATATATTTTTCCTTTAACTTTTCATACATCTTGATTTTTTACTATGGTCTAAAAAAAAGTGAAAGTTTGGGTTATATTTATATTTTTATAGCAGGTCTGTTTAACGATGTAGTTGGAGGAACTCCGATTGGAATAAGTAGTTTGATGTATTTGATTCTTTGTGGTGCTGCTGCTTATCTTAGAAATATCACTTTAAGACCAAGTTTAATAAAAGACTCAATTTTTTTTCTTATAACAATTTTAATTATAAATTCATTGTTATTCATTTACTTAAATTTTATTTTCAATTATGAATTAAATTATTTTGATCAGATAATTAATATTGCATTTACATATTTATTGTATTTTTTATTTGCAAATTTATTTGATTTTTTTGAAAAAAATATTTTAGGCAATAGACATGCTGGGTGA
- a CDS encoding 2-isopropylmalate synthase, with protein sequence MSDKDKVIIFDTTMRDGEQSPGASMSLEEKIQIARIFDELGIDVIEAGFPIASPGDFEAVTAISKILKNSIPCGLSRASKKDIDACHEALKSAPRFRIHTFISTSPLHMKFKLNKSPEQVVDAIKESVTYARNLTDDVEWSCEDGTRTDMDFMCKIVETAISSGATTINIPDTVGYTIPSEFTKIITTLKNKVPNIEKAILSVHCHNDLGLAVANSLAGVSAGARQVECTINGIGERAGNAALEEIVMAIRTRNDLMPYITGIKTELLSKASKIVSNATFPVQFNKAIVGKNAFAHEAGIHQDGMLKNRETYEIMTPESVGVKKTSLVMGKHSGRHAFKEKLNDLGYAEVTDDVIQTAFGKFKILADKKKHVYDDDIAALVDDSMILDKYVINLKSLKVFAGTGEPQKAEMTLDVYGEVKSTSETGDGPVDAIFKCIKVLYPHDVKLQLYQVHAVTEGTDAQATVSVRIEEEGKTTVGQAADTDTLVASANAYLSALNKMIIKRKKTAPIEHETQKMKGI encoded by the coding sequence ATGAGCGACAAAGATAAAGTTATTATATTTGATACTACGATGCGAGATGGTGAGCAATCACCTGGTGCATCGATGAGTCTTGAAGAAAAAATTCAAATAGCAAGAATTTTTGATGAATTAGGTATAGATGTAATTGAAGCTGGTTTTCCAATAGCTTCCCCAGGTGATTTTGAAGCCGTAACAGCAATTAGTAAAATTTTAAAAAATTCAATTCCATGCGGATTATCTAGAGCTAGCAAAAAGGATATAGATGCATGCCATGAAGCATTAAAATCTGCTCCAAGATTTAGAATCCATACTTTCATTTCAACAAGCCCACTTCATATGAAATTTAAGTTGAATAAATCTCCTGAACAAGTTGTGGATGCAATAAAAGAAAGTGTAACTTATGCAAGAAATCTTACAGATGATGTTGAATGGTCATGTGAAGATGGAACACGAACTGACATGGATTTTATGTGTAAAATAGTTGAAACAGCAATTAGCAGTGGTGCTACAACAATAAATATTCCAGATACTGTTGGTTACACTATCCCTTCAGAATTTACTAAAATTATAACAACATTAAAAAATAAAGTTCCTAATATTGAAAAAGCTATCTTATCTGTTCATTGTCATAATGACTTAGGGCTTGCTGTAGCAAATTCTTTAGCTGGCGTTTCAGCTGGTGCGAGACAAGTTGAATGTACAATTAATGGAATAGGTGAAAGAGCAGGAAATGCTGCACTTGAAGAAATTGTTATGGCAATAAGAACAAGAAACGATTTAATGCCTTATATAACTGGAATTAAAACTGAATTATTAAGTAAAGCTTCAAAAATTGTTTCTAATGCAACGTTTCCAGTTCAATTTAATAAGGCAATTGTTGGAAAAAATGCTTTTGCTCATGAAGCGGGCATTCATCAAGATGGAATGCTTAAAAATAGAGAAACTTATGAAATTATGACACCAGAGAGTGTTGGGGTTAAAAAAACTTCATTAGTAATGGGAAAACATTCTGGACGACATGCATTTAAAGAAAAATTAAATGACCTTGGTTACGCAGAAGTAACTGATGATGTAATTCAAACAGCATTTGGTAAATTTAAAATTTTAGCAGACAAAAAAAAACATGTTTATGACGATGACATTGCAGCTTTAGTTGATGACAGTATGATTTTAGATAAATATGTAATTAACTTAAAGTCATTAAAAGTTTTTGCAGGAACAGGTGAACCTCAAAAAGCAGAGATGACACTTGATGTTTATGGTGAAGTTAAATCAACTTCAGAAACAGGTGATGGCCCAGTAGATGCTATTTTTAAATGTATAAAAGTTTTATATCCACACGATGTGAAATTACAACTATATCAAGTTCACGCTGTTACAGAAGGAACTGATGCTCAAGCTACGGTAAGTGTTAGAATTGAAGAAGAAGGCAAAACTACTGTTGGACAAGCTGCGGATACTGACACATTAGTAGCGTCAGCTAATGCTTATTTAAGTGCTTTAAATAAAATGATAATTAAAAGAAAAAAAACTGCTCCAATAGAGCATGAAACTCAGAAAATGAAGGGAATATAA
- the rodA gene encoding rod shape-determining protein RodA produces MQYNSFNTQPTFFQKIKNFDYVLIICILLLGLISALSMYSTDGGEILFHSKSHISKFLIFFIMMIFMSFFNIKFWYYFAYLFYIVVLFLLVWASLYGIKASGSQRWINLYFINLQPSELMKIAIIICLAKYFHRIQLNKVNSFQVIFIVLVILILPIMLVITQPDLGTSILIALSGLVVIWLAGINIKYFVYSFIVLLISMPFAIAFLQPYQKLRVLTFLNPDRDPLGAGYQIIQSKIAVGSGGLTGKGFLKGTQSYLEFLPEKHTDFIFTLFAEEHGFLGSIGLLLIYIIIIYRILRIGTISRSYFAKLFCYGYGSAIFFYVTVNMSMVLGLLPIVGSPLPIMSYGGSSMLATMIGFAIVMSAKINHKQLIA; encoded by the coding sequence ATGCAATATAATTCATTTAATACGCAGCCTACATTTTTTCAAAAGATAAAAAATTTTGATTATGTTTTGATAATTTGTATTTTATTACTTGGGTTAATTAGTGCTTTGTCTATGTATTCAACAGATGGAGGGGAAATTCTATTTCATAGCAAAAGTCATATTTCAAAATTTTTAATATTTTTTATAATGATGATTTTTATGTCATTTTTTAATATTAAATTTTGGTATTACTTTGCATATTTATTTTATATCGTAGTTTTATTTCTTCTAGTCTGGGCTTCCTTGTATGGCATTAAAGCTTCAGGCTCACAAAGATGGATCAATTTATATTTTATTAATTTGCAACCATCTGAATTAATGAAAATTGCAATAATAATATGTCTTGCTAAATATTTTCACCGTATACAACTGAATAAAGTTAATAGTTTTCAAGTTATATTTATTGTTCTAGTAATTTTAATTTTACCAATTATGCTCGTTATTACTCAACCTGATTTGGGAACTTCAATTTTAATTGCCTTAAGTGGACTGGTTGTTATTTGGCTTGCAGGAATTAATATTAAATATTTTGTATATTCATTTATAGTTTTATTAATTTCAATGCCTTTTGCTATTGCTTTTTTACAACCTTATCAAAAGCTAAGGGTTTTAACATTCCTTAATCCAGATAGGGATCCTTTAGGTGCGGGTTACCAAATTATTCAATCTAAAATAGCAGTTGGATCAGGAGGATTAACTGGTAAAGGTTTCTTAAAAGGCACTCAAAGTTATTTAGAATTTTTACCAGAAAAACATACAGACTTCATCTTTACTTTATTTGCTGAGGAGCATGGTTTTTTAGGGTCCATAGGTTTGTTATTAATTTATATAATTATTATTTACAGAATATTAAGAATTGGTACGATCTCGAGAAGTTATTTTGCTAAACTTTTTTGCTATGGTTATGGATCTGCAATATTTTTTTATGTTACAGTAAACATGTCTATGGTTTTGGGTTTATTACCTATCGTTGGATCACCATTACCAATTATGTCATATGGAGGATCTTCCATGCTTGCAACAATGATTGGATTTGCAATTGTTATGAGTGCTAAAATTAATCACAAACAGTTGATAGCCTAA
- the mrdA gene encoding penicillin-binding protein 2: protein MLGENFGVKKVQTINRRMFIIGAAKLVVFTGIIVRLFSLQITENKKYLTLSDKNRLREWKLPPIRGEFLDYFENVIAGNLKVYQLHVIPEEVEDFKYLMVRLKGILSISNNEFKKIIKQKNNQKSWETLIISKNLTWEQFTKVNYYLHDLEGAKPVLSVSRNYPFNENYTHVLGYVSEASEKDILNNEIIKNTFVPGLKVGKTGLEKTFENELIGTNGVERYEVNAFGKRISQVDHTNGLNGKTIQLTIDTEIQKLCNELLKDMAGSISVMDIYTGEIVAMQSSPSFDPNLFLFGINHDDWQLIRNNPLKPLVNKTLSGLYSPGSTFKPMVALSALENRIIDENFKVNCKGKIEMYGQTYHCWKKKGHGIVDLKSAMKQSCDTYFYEIARKLGVDRLKDTSLKFGLGKKVLDETFSNEKKGLIPDTKWKKNNLGKGWVIGETLITGIGQGYTQTTPLQLCLMTAQLANGGFKIYPKIIVEENDKTPEDIKILMNKNSENQDKKNNELKETSELLSFINQEKHERLFKNFKNIKLVREAMFASTNEVRGTSYASRIEDPKYQFAGKTGTSQVKRITKADRELDLKTLDIPYNERDHALYIAFGPYKKPRYALSIVIEHGGSGSSTAAPIAKKLFKLIIDRHEFREHTRAKRTIKI from the coding sequence ATGCTGGGTGAAAACTTTGGTGTAAAAAAAGTTCAAACTATCAATAGAAGAATGTTTATTATTGGTGCAGCTAAGCTCGTTGTATTTACTGGAATAATAGTTCGACTATTTTCATTACAAATTACAGAAAATAAAAAATATTTAACACTATCTGATAAAAACAGATTACGTGAATGGAAATTACCCCCAATTAGAGGTGAGTTTTTAGATTATTTTGAAAATGTTATTGCGGGCAATTTAAAGGTATACCAACTACATGTAATCCCCGAGGAAGTAGAAGACTTTAAGTATTTAATGGTAAGACTAAAAGGTATTTTATCAATAAGTAATAATGAATTTAAAAAAATAATAAAACAAAAAAATAATCAAAAATCCTGGGAAACTCTAATTATTTCTAAAAATTTAACATGGGAGCAGTTCACAAAAGTTAATTATTACCTACATGATTTAGAGGGGGCAAAACCAGTTCTGTCTGTTTCACGCAATTACCCTTTTAATGAAAATTATACACATGTTTTAGGTTATGTAAGTGAAGCCAGCGAGAAAGATATTTTAAATAATGAAATTATAAAAAATACATTTGTACCAGGACTGAAGGTGGGAAAGACTGGTTTAGAAAAAACTTTTGAAAATGAATTAATAGGCACTAACGGGGTTGAAAGATATGAAGTTAATGCTTTTGGAAAAAGAATTAGCCAAGTTGATCATACTAACGGACTAAATGGAAAAACAATCCAACTTACAATTGATACGGAAATTCAAAAACTGTGTAATGAACTTTTAAAAGACATGGCAGGATCTATAAGTGTGATGGATATTTATACAGGTGAAATAGTTGCCATGCAGTCGTCACCATCGTTTGACCCTAATTTATTTCTTTTTGGAATTAACCATGATGACTGGCAATTAATTAGAAATAATCCATTAAAACCATTAGTCAATAAAACTTTATCAGGTTTATATTCACCAGGCTCAACATTTAAACCAATGGTAGCTTTATCTGCATTAGAAAATAGAATTATTGATGAAAATTTTAAAGTTAATTGTAAAGGAAAAATTGAGATGTATGGACAAACCTATCATTGCTGGAAAAAAAAAGGACATGGCATTGTAGATTTAAAAAGTGCAATGAAACAGTCTTGTGATACGTATTTCTATGAGATTGCAAGAAAACTTGGTGTGGATCGATTAAAAGATACATCTCTAAAGTTTGGTCTTGGAAAAAAAGTCTTAGATGAAACATTTAGTAATGAAAAAAAAGGACTAATTCCTGATACTAAATGGAAAAAAAATAATTTAGGAAAAGGTTGGGTTATAGGTGAAACATTAATTACAGGTATTGGACAAGGCTATACTCAAACAACACCACTGCAATTATGTCTTATGACAGCTCAACTCGCAAACGGAGGATTTAAGATTTATCCAAAAATAATAGTAGAAGAAAATGACAAAACCCCTGAAGATATTAAAATTTTAATGAATAAAAATTCTGAAAATCAAGACAAAAAAAATAATGAACTAAAAGAAACAAGTGAGCTTTTAAGTTTTATTAATCAAGAAAAACATGAACGTTTATTTAAAAACTTTAAGAATATAAAATTAGTAAGAGAAGCAATGTTTGCCTCAACCAATGAAGTTAGAGGAACATCTTATGCATCTAGAATTGAAGATCCTAAATATCAATTTGCTGGAAAAACTGGAACATCACAAGTTAAAAGAATTACTAAGGCTGATCGTGAGCTTGATTTGAAAACACTTGATATTCCCTATAATGAAAGAGACCATGCACTATACATAGCTTTTGGACCCTATAAAAAACCAAGATATGCATTAAGTATAGTAATTGAGCATGGTGGATCTGGTAGTTCTACAGCAGCTCCTATTGCAAAGAAACTTTTTAAATTAATTATAGATAGACACGAGTTTAGGGAGCACACTAGGGCTAAAAGAACTATTAAGATATAG
- the mreC gene encoding rod shape-determining protein MreC, protein METSRDDFVIALRSAFLKKGTQQRFSLLSLIFFSITFLVLGSFNFKAISYVEKTINEIVYRSSFIVSGPEKFLENNYFIIKSHLNLYEENKKNLSELKRLRGKDLSQEIIILENIKYKKLIDDYFIGDHETVAKVLIDKQSPFLRSIIINKGSKNDIELGMVVLDEGYLVGKIVEVNFFTSRVLLISDINSKIPVSLQPGDIQGIMSGKDKLEGVLQYVKDKNLPEINEEMQVITSGAGGVFKSGIPIGVIEDDKSLGITKDNKIVNFHKNFSQLKYVKVASYKKEQKVLDISSKNESETLENEIEDTNQQQETIRILIEQKKIADEIRVKIQKENDFLRNERIRLEKESDFLKNKVLTEKKINQKNKTQDEEMKFLKMNLYYGHKCRKNFINDGYKVGTVEYRKCVLSKGLKQ, encoded by the coding sequence ATGGAAACAAGCAGAGATGATTTTGTAATTGCATTAAGGTCTGCTTTCTTAAAAAAAGGAACACAGCAAAGATTTTCACTATTAAGTTTAATATTTTTTTCTATAACTTTTTTAGTTTTAGGCAGTTTTAACTTCAAAGCTATAAGTTATGTAGAAAAAACTATTAATGAAATAGTTTATAGATCTTCTTTTATAGTGTCTGGCCCAGAAAAATTTTTAGAAAATAACTACTTTATTATAAAAAGTCATTTAAATTTATATGAAGAAAACAAAAAAAATCTTTCTGAGCTTAAGCGTTTGAGAGGAAAAGATTTATCACAGGAAATTATTATACTTGAGAATATTAAATATAAAAAATTAATTGACGACTACTTCATTGGAGATCATGAGACAGTCGCAAAAGTATTAATAGATAAACAAAGCCCCTTTCTTAGATCTATAATAATTAATAAAGGTAGTAAAAATGACATTGAATTAGGAATGGTCGTCCTAGACGAGGGTTATTTAGTTGGAAAAATAGTAGAAGTTAATTTTTTCACATCAAGAGTTCTGTTAATTTCTGATATTAATTCTAAAATTCCAGTTTCATTACAGCCAGGAGATATTCAGGGAATTATGTCTGGTAAAGATAAACTAGAGGGTGTTTTACAATATGTTAAAGACAAAAATTTACCTGAAATAAATGAGGAAATGCAGGTTATTACTTCGGGTGCGGGTGGAGTATTTAAAAGTGGTATACCAATTGGAGTAATAGAAGATGATAAAAGCCTTGGAATCACTAAGGATAATAAAATAGTTAATTTTCATAAAAATTTTTCTCAGCTAAAATACGTAAAAGTGGCGTCTTATAAGAAAGAACAAAAAGTTTTAGATATATCATCTAAAAACGAGTCAGAAACATTAGAGAATGAAATTGAAGATACAAATCAACAGCAAGAAACTATAAGAATATTAATAGAACAAAAAAAAATAGCTGATGAAATAAGAGTTAAAATTCAAAAAGAAAACGATTTTTTAAGAAATGAGCGTATTAGGTTAGAAAAAGAAAGTGATTTTTTAAAAAATAAAGTTTTAACTGAAAAAAAAATTAATCAAAAAAATAAAACTCAAGATGAAGAAATGAAATTTCTTAAAATGAATCTTTATTATGGACATAAATGTAGAAAAAATTTTATTAACGATGGGTATAAAGTTGGCACAGTTGAGTATAGAAAATGTGTGTTAAGCAAAGGGCTTAAACAGTAA